The following proteins come from a genomic window of Pirellula staleyi DSM 6068:
- a CDS encoding phospholipid carrier-dependent glycosyltransferase: MRNILWLLVGLSLLVRGATLYLQRASLDADPDAYRQIAENLRQTGVYSLKHESGSVHPTAFRPPLYPWLIAILAPTDASVTSALFALHLLLGTSTVLLTYGIARKLLASDALAILAAMIVLCDPILLRQQALVMTETLATFLAALLIFVAVQYEATSQNRTRRITLVVLLGILFGLAILCRPTFLPWLALVAMLLLWQLIFGSIAGNSRRQTVAELVLVASTSMLVLCPWVLQNYFQFHRVIVTTTHGGYTLLLGNNEEYYQHLATSTSPVPWKSDRLDAQLRELAEQQTLRREDQRVIMAAVPQQRGEAIMPLEMAMDRHCRDLAIQTMRDNPAGLVRATLHRWWQLISPLPHQLVENESLAAQLARYAVAVWYTCLAGLAIVGLWKLIRDGCYRQFSWLLALLLPLSLLAIHTFYWTNLRMRAPAMPVAALVAVAALSWPSRASVKS, encoded by the coding sequence ATGCGAAATATCCTCTGGCTGCTCGTTGGGCTCTCGCTACTGGTTCGCGGCGCAACTCTCTACCTGCAGCGCGCCAGCCTCGATGCGGATCCCGACGCCTATCGTCAAATCGCCGAAAATCTCCGCCAAACAGGCGTTTATTCGCTAAAACACGAGTCGGGGAGCGTGCATCCCACTGCCTTTCGGCCACCGCTTTATCCCTGGCTAATTGCGATCCTCGCGCCGACCGATGCGTCGGTTACCAGCGCCCTCTTTGCGCTGCATCTGCTGCTGGGCACGAGTACGGTGCTGCTCACTTACGGCATTGCGCGGAAGCTACTGGCTTCGGATGCTTTAGCGATACTCGCTGCGATGATCGTTCTCTGCGATCCGATTTTGCTCCGTCAGCAAGCCCTCGTGATGACCGAAACCTTGGCGACATTCCTCGCCGCGCTTCTGATTTTTGTGGCTGTGCAGTATGAAGCGACCAGCCAGAATCGAACTCGCCGCATCACGCTGGTGGTTCTGCTCGGAATTCTCTTTGGGCTCGCGATCCTGTGTCGTCCCACGTTTTTGCCCTGGCTGGCGCTCGTTGCGATGCTCCTGCTGTGGCAGCTGATTTTCGGTAGCATTGCTGGAAACTCGCGGCGGCAAACAGTGGCCGAACTAGTGCTCGTCGCCAGCACCAGCATGCTGGTCCTCTGTCCGTGGGTGCTCCAAAACTACTTTCAGTTTCATCGCGTGATCGTCACCACCACGCATGGTGGCTACACGCTGCTACTGGGCAATAACGAGGAGTACTACCAGCATCTCGCCACCTCCACGTCGCCGGTGCCGTGGAAGAGCGACCGTCTCGACGCGCAGCTGAGGGAGCTTGCCGAGCAGCAAACCCTCCGGCGCGAAGATCAGCGCGTCATCATGGCAGCGGTTCCCCAGCAGCGGGGCGAAGCGATCATGCCGCTCGAAATGGCGATGGATCGTCATTGCCGCGACCTGGCGATCCAAACCATGCGCGACAATCCAGCGGGGCTCGTCCGCGCGACGCTCCATCGCTGGTGGCAGCTGATCAGCCCACTCCCCCATCAGCTCGTGGAGAACGAATCGCTCGCCGCACAGCTGGCCCGCTATGCGGTTGCCGTCTGGTACACCTGCCTGGCGGGGCTCGCGATCGTGGGGCTGTGGAAGCTGATTCGCGATGGTTGCTATCGCCAGTTTTCGTGGCTCTTGGCGCTACTGCTACCGCTATCACTGCTGGCGATTCACACCTTCTACTGGACCAATCTGCGGATGCGTGCCCCCGCGATGCCGGTCGCCGCACTGGTTGCCGTCGCTGCACTTTCTTGGCCGTCGCGTGCTAGCGTGAAGTCGTAA